In Solidesulfovibrio fructosivorans JJ], a genomic segment contains:
- the fabZ gene encoding 3-hydroxyacyl-ACP dehydratase FabZ, translated as MTATPGGAIAVTEIFDLLPHRYPFLLVDRVLEYEPGVSITAIKNVTVNEPFFQGHFPGLPVMPGMLILEALAQAGGLLVSKSLEGPLGDRIFMFTGVEKAKFRRPVTPGDQLVLRCFDLKRRMTLCRMHVEATVDGKIAAEAELSAAVVDKSAL; from the coding sequence ATGACGGCCACTCCCGGCGGCGCAATCGCCGTTACCGAAATCTTCGATCTGCTCCCCCACCGTTACCCGTTTTTGCTGGTCGACCGCGTGTTGGAATACGAGCCCGGGGTCTCCATTACGGCCATCAAGAACGTGACCGTGAACGAGCCTTTTTTTCAGGGACATTTCCCGGGCCTGCCCGTCATGCCGGGCATGCTGATCCTGGAGGCCCTGGCCCAGGCGGGCGGGCTGCTCGTATCCAAGAGCCTCGAAGGTCCGCTTGGGGACCGCATCTTCATGTTCACGGGCGTGGAAAAGGCCAAATTCCGTCGGCCGGTGACGCCGGGGGACCAGCTTGTGCTGCGCTGCTTCGACCTGAAGCGCCGGATGACGCTTTGCCGGATGCATGTCGAGGCGACCGTGGACGGTAAGATCGCGGCCGAAGCGGAGCTTTCCGCCGCCGTGGTGGACAAATCCGCCCTGTGA
- a CDS encoding glutaredoxin family protein produces MSADIKVYALSTCVHCKHAKEYLEEHKIPFDCVHVDFLSGEERAKIMDIVRKLNPALSFPTIVIGDKVIVGFRRDELEQAVSECEKR; encoded by the coding sequence ATGAGTGCGGACATCAAGGTTTACGCCCTTTCCACCTGCGTGCACTGCAAACACGCCAAAGAATATCTCGAGGAACACAAGATTCCTTTTGACTGCGTCCACGTGGACTTCCTCTCCGGCGAAGAGCGCGCCAAGATCATGGACATCGTGCGCAAGCTCAACCCGGCCCTGTCCTTTCCCACCATCGTCATCGGCGACAAGGTCATTGTCGGCTTCCGCCGCGACGAGCTCGAACAGGCCGTAAGCGAGTGCGAAAAGCGATGA
- a CDS encoding response regulator transcription factor — translation MPGKILIVDDEVHIRMLLEQTLEELEEECGVEILSAQNGEEGLALIQSQKPDVVFLDIMMPKLNGYEVCQRVKEDPAITGIGIVLLTAKGQEVDRRQGMELGASRYMTKPFDPDEVLRVAKELLHLDA, via the coding sequence ATGCCCGGCAAAATTCTCATCGTCGATGATGAGGTGCATATCCGTATGCTCCTCGAGCAGACGCTTGAAGAGCTGGAGGAGGAGTGCGGCGTGGAGATCCTTTCCGCCCAGAACGGCGAGGAAGGATTGGCCCTCATCCAATCCCAAAAGCCCGACGTGGTCTTCCTGGACATCATGATGCCCAAACTCAACGGCTACGAGGTCTGCCAGCGCGTCAAGGAAGACCCGGCCATCACCGGCATCGGCATCGTGCTGCTCACGGCCAAGGGACAGGAAGTCGACCGCCGCCAGGGCATGGAACTCGGCGCGAGCCGCTACATGACCAAGCCGTTCGATCCCGACGAAGTCCTGCGCGTGGCCAAGGAACTGCTGCACCTCGACGCCTGA
- a CDS encoding PAS domain S-box protein encodes MAMLIGGLLLGAAAIGILVFGRGSGRQSHALLLDRVVGALSDPFYIKDPQGRFTLVNDAFCTLAGRSREDILGRDAPSVFPGRAGSPSLKNDAMVMACGFEDVAEETAFDADDRHRVFMTRKALHVDPDGGRHVVGLIRDITNRKQAERALFASEARYRRIVETANEGIWVVNEHWRTVYANAVMGFMLGLTPEEMADRPVSDFLFPEDRDLHRAMLRRESLPPGGGLYERRLRRADGQEIWVLIAVSSEYDASGHFTGSVGMFSNITERKRAEESLRLSETRLAAAKEAAETASKAKSEFLANMSHEIRTPLNGLLGMLQLLEDTDLDADQRDCVVTALDSGRRLTRLLTDILDLSRVESGKLALVYAPFSLREVFASIQTVFATSLEQRGLTLEPTVSPAVPAMLIGDEGRIRQVLLNLVGNAIKFTRTGGIFLEAGSSPDPETGKVRLILSVGDTGIGIPREKIKAVFEAFTQVDASNTRIHQGAGLGLSIVDRLVRLMDGQLWMDSEPGIGTCVMCTLLLPQAALALDAPPPAPAASEKKGRRILLVEDERINRMAVGLLLRHQGHTVIEAASGQDALEIFGREPFDVVLLDIQMPGMDGLETLALLRDTTIYGPRSATPIVALTAHAMAGDRERFLEAGMDDYLAKPVEASALAAVLARLTARG; translated from the coding sequence ATGGCCATGCTGATCGGCGGGCTTCTGCTTGGGGCCGCGGCCATAGGCATTCTGGTCTTCGGCCGCGGCTCGGGCCGGCAAAGCCACGCGCTTCTCCTCGACCGGGTGGTCGGCGCCCTGTCCGATCCCTTTTACATCAAGGACCCGCAGGGCCGCTTCACCCTGGTCAACGACGCCTTTTGCACCCTGGCCGGCCGCAGCCGGGAGGATATTCTGGGGCGCGACGCGCCAAGCGTCTTTCCGGGCCGGGCCGGTTCGCCGTCGCTCAAAAACGACGCCATGGTCATGGCCTGCGGCTTCGAGGATGTGGCCGAAGAAACGGCCTTTGACGCCGACGATCGCCACCGCGTGTTCATGACCCGCAAGGCCCTGCACGTCGATCCCGACGGCGGCCGCCATGTGGTCGGCCTTATCCGCGACATCACCAACCGCAAGCAGGCCGAACGGGCGCTTTTCGCCAGCGAGGCCCGCTACCGCCGCATCGTCGAGACCGCCAACGAGGGCATCTGGGTCGTCAACGAGCACTGGCGCACGGTGTACGCCAACGCGGTCATGGGCTTCATGCTCGGCCTCACCCCTGAGGAAATGGCCGACCGGCCGGTATCCGATTTCCTTTTTCCCGAGGACCGCGATCTGCACCGGGCCATGCTGCGCCGCGAGTCTCTGCCCCCGGGCGGCGGTCTCTACGAACGCCGGCTCAGGCGGGCCGACGGCCAGGAAATCTGGGTCCTGATCGCCGTCAGCAGCGAATACGACGCCTCGGGCCATTTCACGGGGTCCGTCGGCATGTTCAGCAACATCACCGAGCGCAAGCGCGCCGAGGAATCCCTGCGCCTGTCCGAAACGCGCCTGGCCGCCGCCAAGGAGGCCGCCGAGACCGCGAGCAAGGCCAAAAGCGAATTTCTGGCCAACATGAGCCACGAGATCCGCACGCCTTTAAACGGTCTGCTCGGCATGCTCCAACTCCTGGAAGACACCGACCTCGACGCGGACCAGCGCGATTGCGTGGTCACGGCCCTGGATTCCGGCCGACGCCTCACGCGGCTTTTGACCGACATCCTCGACCTGTCGCGGGTGGAATCCGGCAAGCTCGCCCTGGTGTACGCCCCCTTTTCCCTGCGCGAGGTCTTCGCCTCCATCCAGACCGTCTTCGCCACCAGCCTCGAGCAGCGCGGCCTGACCCTGGAACCCACCGTCTCCCCGGCCGTGCCCGCCATGCTCATCGGCGACGAGGGCCGCATCCGCCAGGTCCTGCTCAACCTCGTCGGCAACGCCATCAAATTCACCAGGACCGGCGGCATATTCCTGGAAGCCGGTTCCTCGCCCGATCCGGAAACCGGCAAGGTGCGCCTGATCCTGTCCGTGGGCGATACCGGCATCGGCATTCCCCGCGAAAAAATCAAGGCGGTTTTCGAGGCATTCACCCAGGTCGACGCCTCCAATACCCGCATCCACCAGGGCGCGGGCCTGGGCCTTTCCATCGTCGACCGGCTGGTGCGGCTCATGGACGGACAGTTGTGGATGGACAGCGAGCCTGGCATCGGCACCTGCGTCATGTGCACGCTGCTTTTGCCCCAGGCCGCCCTGGCCCTGGACGCGCCGCCGCCCGCGCCCGCGGCATCCGAAAAGAAAGGGCGGCGCATCCTGCTGGTCGAGGACGAACGCATCAACCGGATGGCTGTGGGCTTGCTGTTGCGCCATCAGGGCCATACCGTCATCGAGGCGGCCTCCGGACAGGACGCCCTGGAGATCTTCGGCCGGGAACCTTTCGACGTCGTGCTGCTCGATATCCAGATGCCGGGCATGGACGGGCTGGAAACCCTGGCCCTGCTGCGCGACACGACCATCTACGGCCCCAGGTCCGCCACGCCCATAGTGGCCCTGACCGCCCACGCCATGGCCGGCGACCGCGAACGCTTCCTGGAAGCCGGCATGGACGACTACCTGGCCAAGCCCGTGGAAGCGTCCGCACTGGCCGCCGTCCTCGCCCGCCTGACGGCGCGTGGGTAG
- a CDS encoding IscA/HesB family protein, which translates to MVELTESAKTQLDGYFAEKEKSPIRIYLSSGGUSGPRLALALDEPRDTDEVAEVSGYTFVIEKDLVEKGAPFSVDMTYMGFAVTSRLELGGGGSCGGSCSSGSCSTGG; encoded by the coding sequence ATGGTCGAATTGACGGAAAGCGCAAAAACCCAGCTCGACGGGTATTTTGCGGAAAAAGAAAAAAGCCCCATCCGCATCTATCTTTCCTCGGGCGGCTGAAGCGGCCCCAGACTGGCGCTGGCTCTGGATGAGCCGCGCGATACGGATGAGGTCGCCGAGGTTTCCGGCTATACGTTTGTCATTGAAAAGGACTTGGTGGAAAAGGGCGCCCCGTTTTCGGTCGACATGACCTACATGGGCTTCGCCGTCACCTCGCGCCTGGAACTCGGAGGCGGCGGCTCTTGCGGCGGCTCCTGCTCCAGCGGTTCCTGCTCCACGGGCGGCTGA
- a CDS encoding ferredoxin-thioredoxin reductase catalytic domain-containing protein yields the protein MNARELHETLKPIQEAKGNYFNPDMEMTLDLLASLLTNKERYGYMACPCRLASGKFELDRDVVCPCIYRDPDVTEFGACFCGLYVSKAVRDGETTLPVVPERRPVEKTLAALG from the coding sequence ATGAACGCCCGCGAACTCCACGAGACGCTCAAGCCCATCCAGGAAGCCAAGGGAAACTATTTCAACCCCGACATGGAAATGACCCTGGACCTGTTGGCGAGCCTTCTGACCAACAAGGAGCGCTACGGCTACATGGCCTGCCCCTGCCGGCTGGCCTCGGGCAAATTCGAACTCGACCGCGACGTGGTCTGCCCGTGCATTTACCGCGATCCGGATGTGACCGAGTTCGGGGCCTGCTTTTGCGGACTCTACGTCTCCAAGGCCGTGCGCGACGGCGAAACGACCCTGCCCGTGGTGCCGGAACGCCGGCCGGTGGAAAAGACCCTGGCCGCGCTCGGCTGA
- a CDS encoding amino acid ABC transporter permease — protein MTWSTPRWLVRAVLLASLTAGLWVALSHIQYHWDWNAVWGYRDIFIAGLGMTVYVSAGAIVLGLFFGLASGLASVSGNVWLTEMAALYVGAFRGTPLLVQILIFYFCVGVVIHVDSPYVIGTVTLAFFSGAYISEMVRAGVESIDVGQWETALSSGLTHRQTLFYVIFPQAIRRIVPPVTGQFVSCIKDSSLLSVISVRELTKAAEVVNSTTYKTFEAYLPLALLYLLLTWPLSHLTGRLERGIRNGTKSRPR, from the coding sequence ATGACGTGGTCCACGCCCCGGTGGCTTGTCCGGGCCGTTTTGCTCGCCTCCCTGACGGCCGGCCTGTGGGTCGCGTTGTCGCATATCCAGTACCACTGGGACTGGAACGCGGTCTGGGGGTATCGCGACATCTTCATCGCCGGGCTTGGCATGACGGTGTACGTCTCGGCCGGAGCCATCGTCCTGGGCCTTTTTTTCGGCCTGGCCTCCGGGCTGGCCTCGGTGTCGGGCAATGTCTGGCTCACCGAGATGGCCGCCCTGTACGTCGGGGCCTTTCGAGGCACGCCGCTTCTGGTGCAGATCCTCATTTTCTATTTCTGCGTCGGCGTGGTGATCCACGTGGACAGCCCGTACGTGATCGGCACGGTGACCCTGGCCTTTTTTTCCGGGGCCTACATCTCGGAGATGGTGCGGGCCGGGGTCGAATCCATCGACGTCGGCCAGTGGGAAACGGCCCTTTCCTCGGGACTCACCCACCGCCAGACGCTCTTCTACGTCATCTTTCCCCAGGCGATCCGGCGCATCGTGCCGCCGGTGACGGGCCAGTTCGTCTCCTGCATCAAGGACTCGTCGCTTTTGTCCGTCATTAGCGTCCGCGAACTGACCAAAGCGGCCGAAGTGGTCAACTCCACCACCTACAAAACCTTCGAGGCCTATCTCCCCTTGGCCCTGCTCTACCTGCTTCTCACCTGGCCCCTTTCGCACTTGACCGGCCGCCTGGAAAGGGGAATACGAAATGGAACCAAATCACGACCGCGATAA
- a CDS encoding transporter substrate-binding domain-containing protein, whose translation MVRFIRIISLAFVALTMCCGPAVSATTPFDIYEGSNLRKIVQRGTLVVGMELKFWPFEYVDKEGNPVGFDVDIAKTLADRLGVKLEIKDMEWTGLIPALTAGKIDLIISGISGTLERAKSITFTSPYFTTGLCALLSAKRAGDVKNVDALNAPGRVLAVKTGTTADLVATKKFTKATINRYKDETACVQEVVAGRADAFFYDQISIAKHHKQNPEATKAILKPFTYEPFCIALQKGDFDWWQWLEMYLTTIKADGTLDALHDKYFKDILGK comes from the coding sequence ATGGTTCGCTTCATCCGCATCATCAGCCTGGCCTTCGTGGCCCTGACCATGTGCTGCGGCCCCGCCGTCTCCGCGACGACGCCGTTCGACATTTACGAGGGCAGCAACCTGCGCAAAATCGTGCAGCGCGGCACGCTGGTCGTGGGCATGGAACTCAAATTCTGGCCCTTCGAGTACGTGGACAAGGAGGGCAACCCCGTCGGCTTCGACGTGGACATCGCCAAGACCCTGGCCGACCGGCTGGGGGTCAAGCTGGAAATCAAGGACATGGAGTGGACCGGGCTCATCCCGGCCCTGACCGCCGGCAAGATCGACCTCATCATCTCCGGCATCAGCGGCACGCTGGAGCGGGCCAAGTCCATCACCTTCACCTCGCCCTACTTCACCACCGGGCTTTGCGCCCTGCTCTCGGCCAAAAGGGCCGGCGACGTCAAAAACGTGGACGCGCTCAACGCCCCGGGCCGGGTGCTCGCGGTCAAGACCGGCACCACCGCCGATCTCGTGGCCACCAAGAAATTCACCAAGGCCACCATCAACCGCTACAAGGACGAGACGGCCTGCGTCCAGGAAGTGGTGGCCGGCCGGGCCGACGCCTTTTTCTACGACCAGATCTCCATCGCCAAGCACCACAAGCAAAATCCCGAGGCCACCAAGGCCATCCTCAAGCCGTTTACCTACGAGCCTTTTTGCATCGCCCTGCAAAAAGGCGATTTTGACTGGTGGCAGTGGCTGGAGATGTATCTGACCACCATCAAGGCCGACGGCACGCTTGACGCGCTGCACGATAAGTACTTCAAGGACATCCTCGGCAAATAG
- a CDS encoding OmpH family outer membrane protein, translating to MGGMLRVLIILAILVVPVSAFAQGKIGIINLDDALSNSSVGKAALSGLKSRFESREKAIAAQGDNLKKMQNELQKKSVALSQDAMKSKAADFEAKARKYLDDRNKLQQEEQQAQQGVLQPLLNRLQKVVSEYAAKNGYTIILEARSVPYYDPKMDVTSAVRAQFDRSK from the coding sequence ATGGGCGGTATGTTACGGGTTTTGATCATTTTGGCCATTCTGGTCGTGCCGGTGTCGGCGTTTGCCCAGGGCAAGATCGGCATCATCAACCTTGATGACGCACTGTCCAATTCCAGCGTCGGCAAGGCGGCCCTTTCCGGGCTCAAGTCGCGGTTCGAATCCCGGGAAAAGGCCATCGCCGCCCAGGGTGACAATCTCAAGAAAATGCAGAACGAACTGCAGAAAAAGAGCGTGGCCCTGTCCCAGGACGCCATGAAGAGCAAGGCGGCCGATTTCGAGGCCAAGGCCCGCAAGTATCTCGACGACCGCAACAAGCTCCAGCAGGAAGAGCAGCAGGCCCAGCAGGGCGTGTTGCAGCCGCTTTTAAACCGCCTGCAGAAGGTCGTTTCCGAGTACGCCGCCAAAAACGGCTACACCATCATTCTCGAAGCCCGCAGCGTCCCGTATTACGATCCCAAGATGGACGTGACTTCCGCGGTCAGGGCCCAATTCGACAGAAGCAAATAA
- a CDS encoding IscA/HesB family protein, with the protein MVSLTDTARAELDNYFADKQKSPIRVYLNKGSCCGPSLTLALDEARENDDVFDLNGYTFVVEKELMAMASPITVDMTDYGFSVSSSLQLGGGSCGGGSCGSGGSCGSGGSCCS; encoded by the coding sequence ATGGTTTCTTTGACGGATACGGCTCGCGCCGAACTCGACAATTATTTCGCGGACAAACAGAAGTCCCCCATTCGCGTGTACCTCAACAAGGGCAGCTGCTGCGGCCCTTCCCTGACCCTTGCCCTCGACGAAGCCCGTGAAAACGACGACGTTTTCGACCTCAACGGCTACACCTTCGTCGTGGAAAAGGAACTGATGGCCATGGCCAGTCCCATCACCGTGGACATGACCGACTACGGCTTCTCCGTTTCCTCGAGCCTGCAGCTCGGCGGCGGTTCCTGCGGCGGTGGCTCCTGCGGCAGCGGCGGCTCCTGCGGCAGCGGCGGCTCCTGCTGCAGCTAG
- a CDS encoding HD-GYP domain-containing protein, with amino-acid sequence MIVLRRLLKKKTFSPVLDRAARLLGPGWQVTLSENAPDAADSLACETLRLEGEPIGYLVVTPPPDARLCPSEIPRLPELVRFVADTLQTLLAGEVVKRSLAAETLGKYREISLLHRATLELNDSLRPRDVAQALLDECRFGELPARSGMVFLRPPSSEDFSPACSFGDAATQRLAAIAGSTLFWDIARAQKGEIVNELGSDRRWRDEADLASLLLCPLIAANRCVGMLALAGTPDVRFEASHLQYVGTLATVAGIALGNALHFEAVQALINSLMQALATAIDARDPFTAGHSQRVARLGVALAKAVHDDTEFFPDVAYTPSDLEELLYAGLLHDVGKIGIREEVLTKATRLPAGTMEVIGQRMALEALVTGRDNKAEFEALSRINAADGITREDAALVAAVGARTVTVGEARLALLTEREIACLLIARGNLTPEERREIERHPAESHRILCHIPFPGNMGRLLTIISQHHERLDGSGYPGGLKADDILLQSRIIAIVDIYDAITMARHYKPALPREKALGILWAEARAGRIDARLVELLERHIATIERDCERLSGRMDLSEYLEQEAAPKGAGKD; translated from the coding sequence ATGATCGTTCTGCGGCGGCTGCTCAAAAAAAAGACATTCAGCCCGGTGCTCGACCGGGCGGCGCGGCTGCTCGGCCCGGGCTGGCAAGTGACGCTCAGCGAAAACGCGCCCGACGCCGCCGATAGCCTCGCCTGCGAGACGTTGCGCCTCGAGGGCGAGCCCATCGGCTATCTCGTCGTCACGCCGCCCCCGGACGCCCGGCTTTGTCCCTCGGAAATCCCCCGGCTGCCCGAACTGGTCCGCTTTGTCGCCGACACCCTGCAAACGCTCCTGGCCGGCGAAGTCGTCAAGCGCAGCCTGGCCGCCGAAACCCTTGGCAAATATCGCGAAATTTCCTTGCTCCACCGGGCCACCCTCGAGCTCAACGATTCGTTGCGCCCCCGGGACGTGGCCCAGGCCCTGCTCGACGAATGCCGTTTCGGCGAACTGCCGGCCCGTTCCGGCATGGTGTTTTTGCGGCCGCCGTCCTCGGAGGACTTCAGCCCGGCTTGTTCTTTTGGTGACGCCGCCACGCAACGCCTGGCGGCCATCGCCGGCTCGACGCTTTTTTGGGACATCGCCCGCGCCCAGAAAGGGGAAATCGTCAACGAGCTCGGCAGCGACCGCCGTTGGCGGGACGAGGCCGACCTCGCCTCCCTGCTCCTTTGCCCGCTGATCGCGGCGAACCGTTGCGTGGGCATGCTGGCCCTGGCCGGCACCCCCGACGTCCGCTTCGAGGCCAGCCACCTGCAGTACGTCGGCACGCTCGCCACCGTGGCCGGTATCGCCCTGGGCAACGCCCTGCACTTCGAGGCGGTCCAGGCGCTCATCAACTCCCTGATGCAGGCGCTGGCCACGGCCATCGACGCCCGCGACCCCTTCACCGCCGGCCATTCCCAACGCGTGGCGCGCCTGGGCGTGGCCCTGGCCAAGGCGGTGCACGACGATACGGAGTTTTTTCCGGACGTGGCCTATACGCCCAGCGATCTGGAGGAACTGCTCTATGCCGGGCTGTTGCACGACGTCGGCAAGATCGGCATTCGCGAAGAAGTGCTGACCAAGGCCACGCGCCTGCCGGCCGGGACCATGGAGGTCATCGGCCAGCGCATGGCCCTGGAGGCGCTTGTTACCGGCCGGGACAACAAGGCGGAATTCGAAGCCCTTTCCCGCATCAACGCGGCCGACGGCATCACGCGCGAGGACGCGGCCCTGGTCGCGGCCGTGGGGGCCAGAACCGTCACCGTGGGCGAGGCGCGTCTGGCGCTTTTAACGGAGCGGGAAATCGCCTGCCTGCTCATCGCCCGGGGCAACCTCACCCCCGAGGAGCGCCGGGAAATCGAGCGCCATCCGGCCGAATCCCACCGGATCCTGTGCCACATCCCCTTTCCCGGAAACATGGGACGGCTTTTGACGATCATCTCCCAGCACCACGAGCGCCTGGACGGCTCGGGCTATCCCGGCGGGCTCAAGGCCGATGACATTCTCTTGCAAAGCCGCATCATCGCCATCGTGGACATCTACGACGCCATCACCATGGCCCGGCACTACAAACCGGCCCTGCCTCGCGAAAAGGCCCTCGGCATCCTGTGGGCCGAAGCCCGGGCCGGACGCATCGACGCGCGGCTGGTCGAGCTGCTCGAACGCCACATCGCCACCATCGAACGCGATTGCGAACGCTTGAGCGGCCGCATGGATTTGTCGGAATATCTGGAACAAGAGGCGGCCCCCAAAGGGGCCGGCAAGGACTGA
- the pyrR gene encoding bifunctional pyr operon transcriptional regulator/uracil phosphoribosyltransferase PyrR has product MTAGEVRRTLERLAFEIIEHHDPGCGLALVGIQRRGAELATRLKALIDAKAGCDVPLGKLDINLYRDDWTNSEVQPQVGPSHIPFSLAEKNVVLIDDVLFSGRTIRAALEALLDYGRPNRVELLVLIDRRGHRELPIQADYVGKRVHTEPGEHVDVAVAELDGEDGVMLVG; this is encoded by the coding sequence ATGACCGCCGGCGAGGTGCGCCGCACCCTGGAACGGCTGGCCTTTGAAATCATCGAGCACCACGACCCCGGTTGCGGGCTGGCCCTCGTCGGCATCCAGCGCCGGGGGGCGGAGCTGGCCACGCGGCTCAAGGCGCTTATCGACGCCAAGGCCGGCTGCGACGTGCCGCTCGGCAAGCTCGACATCAATTTGTACCGCGACGACTGGACCAATAGCGAAGTCCAGCCGCAGGTGGGACCGTCGCACATCCCGTTTTCCCTGGCCGAAAAAAACGTGGTGCTGATCGACGACGTGCTCTTTTCCGGCCGCACCATCCGGGCCGCCCTGGAGGCGTTGCTCGACTACGGCCGGCCCAACCGGGTGGAGTTGCTCGTGCTCATCGACCGCCGGGGGCACCGCGAACTGCCCATCCAGGCCGACTACGTCGGCAAACGCGTGCATACCGAACCCGGCGAACACGTGGACGTGGCCGTGGCCGAACTCGACGGCGAAGACGGCGTCATGCTGGTCGGATAA